A window of Cytobacillus sp. FSL H8-0458 genomic DNA:
TTGTTGTTCATGATGGAAGTGTTGGGCAGTGGATTATGGCTTCAAGTCTGGTCATTCATAATTCGTGCACTACAGGTATTGAAGCATTTTTATTAGATAAGCCGGTCATTTCTTATCTTCCTATTAACCATAAAACAGAAAATAATACACTGCCTAATATGGTTACCGAAAAGGCTTTTAATCTTGAGCAAATATTACACTTCATAAATATTGCTCATTTATCAGGGGACAAACCTGAAAAGAAAAGACTTTTATCACATTATTATGCTGCTGGAAACACATACGCATATGAAAATATTATTCACTTATTAAACAAATTAAATGTTGCAGAAGAAAATTCTGTAAAAGATTCAACTATTCAAGCACTTTCTTCAAAGATAGGAAAACATACTATGACTTCGGAAGAGGAAATAAAGAGCTTTTTTGAAAGGCTTGATAGCATTGAAAATTCAAAACAGAAAATCTCAATTAAATCATTGGCTCCTGATTTATTCGAAATAAAATCCTTAAATTAACCCCAGTCGTTCATCCAATCTACTAATCCATTAATGATCCCAGTACATGTTTCTTTGTAAAAAATAACTTAATTCATTTGGAAGGCAGGATATAAAGGTGTCTTTTAATAAGAGCATATATAAGAATAGGACGATACTAGTTACTGGCGGTACGGGCTCTATTGGCAAGGAAATTGTAAAACTGCTTTTGAACTGCAGTCCAAAGTCAGTGCGGGTTTTTAGCAGGGATGAGAGTAAACAATTTTTTATGCAGCAAGAATTAAAAAACTTTGACAATGTAAGATATTTTGTTGGCGATATACGTGATAAGCAAAGGCTGTTATTTGCATTAGAAGGGGTAGATTATGTTTTTCATGCAGCTGCATTAAAGCATGTTCCGTCATGTGAGTACAATCCCTTTGAAGCAGTTAAAACAAATGTTCTCGGTGTTCAAAATATCATTGAAGCATCCCTGGAAAAAAAAATAAAAAAAGTTATTGTCATTAGTACCGACAAAGTCGTTAATCCGGTTAATACGATGGGAACTACCAAATTACTATCCGAAAAGCTTGTAGCAGCTGCAGATTATTATAAAGGTTCTCATAAAACTATTTTTGCCTGTGTAAGATTTGGAAACGTAATGGGGTCTAGGGGATCGGTGATTCCATTATTTAAGGAACAAATACTAAAGGGGCTACCAATAACGCTAACCGATAAAAATATGACAAGATTTATAATGTCTATTTCCCAAGCATCCAATTTAGTGTTGAAAGCTGCCGAATATGCACATGGCGGAGAACTTTTCATATTAAAGATGCCTACCATAAAAATTCAGGAATTAGCAGAGGCAATGTTAGAAGACTTTGAAAAGACAACAGGACAGAAAGGACCTGACATTGTGGAAGTTGGAATAAGGCCTGGGGAAAAGATTTATGAAGAACTCATGACATTAGAAGAGTCAAAGAGAGCATTATGCAATGACGAAATGTTTATTATTCCTTCTATTGTGAATGGAAAAGCGGACATAAATCTATATAAAGGTTTTTATATCGCTACCCAGGAGAATTATTCATCAGAAAATGCACCCGCACTAAATAAAAACGAAATTTTAAATTTATTGAGAAGTGAGGACTTAACTTTTGAGAAATAGACAACAAAAAGGGGGTGGGAGGGTGAAAGTTTTATTTGTTGGTCTTGGTTCGATAGGAAAAAGACATTTAAATAATCTTCTAAGCCTTGCTCAAGAGACAGAGGTACTGGTTTATAGACACTCTAAGGTTGAGGAGGATAGCCCCTTTAAGCAATACACTGACTATGATGAAGCACTGCAAGAATTTCCGGATGCTGTTTTTATCTGCAATCCAACTTATTTACATGTTGAGTTTGCTATTAAAGCAGCAAAGAAGGGATGTCATTTATTCATCGAAAAACCTTTATCACATAATTTAAATGGTGTTAATGAGTTAATAAAAACCGTACAGGAAAATAATCTAATAGCTTTTATTGGCTGTAATTTGCGTTTTCACCCAGGATTAAAAAAAGTGAAGAATCTAATAGAAATGAAGGCTATAGGGGAAATATACTCAGTATCTGTATTTGCCGGTCAGTATTTACCTGATTGGAGGCCTTATCAGGATTATCGGACAACATATAGCGCCACTGAGGAAAAAGGGGGTGGTGTCATATTGGATTTAATTCACGAATTTGATTACCTGTATTGGCTGTTAGGAGATTTTAATGAAGTTTGTGCTTTTGCCGGCAAAGTCAGCAATTTGGAAATCAATAGCGAAGACATTGCTGAAATACTATTAAAAACTGAATCGGGTGTTATTGCACATATTCACTTAGATTATCTGCAGAGAACTTATAGCAGAGGATGTAAAGTAATCGGTGAAAAAGGAACAATAATTTGGGATTATAGCACCAATGTGATAAGAGAATATAACATTCTGGACAGTGAATGGAAAAGTTATGACATTCAATTTGATGTAAATAAAATGTATGAACAGGAAATGAATCACTTTCTAAAATGTATAAAACATAATGACTGCCCACTAGTCAGTCTTGAGGATGGAAAAAGGGTTTTAGAAGTTGCAGCAGCAGCAAAAAAATCGGCTAAAGAAAAAATTTTTATTGACTTAACTGAAAGAGAGAGGTGTGAATAATGAAAATATTAGCTGTGATATGTGCCAGAGGAGGGTCAAAGGGAGTTCCAAATAAAAATATCCGCTTATTGAATGGAAAGCCATTAATAGCTTACACAATTGAGTTGGCAAAGGAATATAAAAAGTTCCACCGCATTATTGTTTCAACAGATTCAGAGGAAATCTCAAAAGTTGCTGAACAATATGGAGCAGAAGTTCCCTTTCTAAGACCAAACGAACTATCACTGGATCACTCTCCAAAAATCCCCGTTTTACAGCATGCAGTTAAGTTTCTCCAAGAACAAGAAAATGAAAAATATGATTTAATTGTCGATTTAGATCCCACTTCTCCGCTGAGAACCATTCAAGATATAGATAATTGTATTAATAAAATGATTAAATATAGGCCGAATGTTGTTTTTAGTGTAACAAAAGCTCATAAAAATCCATATTTTAATATGGTTGAAGAAAAGGATGGAAAAGTTTACTTATCAAAACAATTAAAACATCCAGTAAGCAGAAGACAAGATGCACCCGCAGTTTTTGAATTGAATGCTTCGGTCTATGTGTACCAGCCTGACTTTCTGCTTAAGACGAATAGTATCTTTACGGATAACTCAATGGCTGTGGAAATGCCAGAAGAAAGGTCCATTGATATTGACCGGCCCATTGATTTTGAATTTATCGAGTTTTTAATGAACAAAAGAGAAGGAAATAGGGATTAATGAGAGGTTATCATTATGAAGAATGATCTATTTAGCTTAAGAGGGAAAAACATACTCTTAACTGGAGGAGCCGGATTAGTTGGTTCCGGGTTTGCTGAAGCTCTGTATAGTTATGGGGCAAATGTAATTATAGGGGATAAGGACCGTAAGAACGCTGAGACACTAATAAATAGAACTAAAAAAAAGAATTCGAAAAATAAAATGATTTTTAAGTACCTGGACATAACGGATATAGACTCTGTTCATAAGTGCCTAGAGGCAATAATCGAAGAATTTCAATGCATTAACGTAGTTATAAATAATGCATATCCACGTAATAAAAACTATGGAAAAATATATGAAGATATCGACATCGATGATTGGAGAGAGAATGTCGATATGCATTTAAATAGTTATTTTCTTGTTTGCCAGGTTTTCTCTAAACAGATGATGAAGCAGGGGTATGGGAAGATTATAAATATTGCTTCAATATATGGAATGAGGGGTCCAAGATTCAATATATATGAAGGCACGAATATGACAATGCCTGCAGAGTATTCAGCCATTAAAGGCGGGATCATTAATTTCACCAGATACCTCGCCTCCTATTTAGGGCCATACCAGATTACAGCGAATTGCATCAGCTTAGGCGGAATTTATGATCAGCAGCCAAATTCTTTTGTTGAAAATTACTCAAGAAACGTTCCTTTAGGGAGAATGGGTAATACTGATGACTTTAAAGGAGCAATTATTTTCTTATCATCTGATTCATCAAACTACATCAATGGTCATAATCTTGTGATAGATGGAGGATGGACTTCTTCCTAGTTAATTGAGGTGAAGATTGTGTGTAAAAAAAAATTAGCTGAAATCTTAAACGGAGATTATAAACATACCTATATAATAGCTGAAATTGGAGTTAATCATAACGGAAGAATGGATTTGGCTTTTAAAAGTATTGACGCAGCTATTGAGTCTGGGGCCGATGCAGTAAAATTCCAATTTTATAAAGTTGAAAACTTTGTATCTAAAAATGCTGAGCAGGCAAAATATCAAACAGAAAACACAGGTATTTATGAATCCCAATTTGAAATGTTAAAAAGATTTGAGTTAACTTCAAAAGATCAAGAGATTCTAATAAATTATTGTCTTCATAGGAATATAGACTTTTTAGCAACCCCTTTTGATGCAGAAACAGCAGATTATTTATATGAAATGGGAGTCAAAGCATTCAAAATTGGATCAGGAGATTTAACAAATATCCCCCTAATAAAAAAAATAGATGAGAAAGGACTCCCCATCATCCTTTCTACTGGTATGGCTAACTTAGGTGAAATTGAGGAAGCTCTGGATCATATCAAGTATTCTAAGGCAGCTCTATTGCATTGCACCTCTGAATATCCTGCTCCTTATGAGGATGTTAACCTAAAAGCAATTGTAAAAATGGGCGAAGTATTTAATAGAACAGTTGGGTATTCTGATCACACGATTGGCTGCGAGGCCTCAATAGGAGCAGTAGCATTAGGGGCAAGAATGATTGAGAAGCATTTTACCTTAGATAAAAACCTGGCAGGTCCAGACCATAAAGCTTCAATGGATCCTAAAGAGTTTAAACAGTTTGTATCATTTATCCGAAATATAGAAAAGTGTATGGGTGATGGTATCAAAAAATGTATGCCATCTGAAACATATACAAAAAAAGCAGCAAGGAAAAGCCTGGTGATCGATAAGGATATGAACAATGGAGAAACAATTACTATGGACAATTTAAGTATTAAAAGGCCGGGTGATGGGATTCCACCTAAGTATTTTGATTTACTGATTGGAAAAACTGTTAAGAGGGACATAAAGAAAGATACAATTCTGACATGGGATGATGTCCTTTGAGCAAAAAAAATAAAAAGATTGCAGCAGTTACAGGGACCAGGGCCGATTATGGTATATACACGCCATTGCTTAGTAAAATTCAAGATCACAAGGATTTAGATCTGGGTTTAATCGTTACCGGCATGCACCTTTCACCACATTATGGATACACAATAGAAGAAATAAAAAAAGATGGATATCAAATTATTGGGACTTCAGATATTTTACTTCAAGGATCAACACCTGGCAATATGTCAAGGTCAATCGGGCTAGGCATAATGAGCATGACGCAAATATTAGAAGAATATAAACCTGATTTAATTTTAGTATTGGGAGACCGTGTAGAAATGCTTGCAGGATCAATCGCAGCTGCCTGCCTTAACATTCCAATTGCACATCTTCATGGCGGAGAAATCTCTGGGTCCATCGACGAAACGATTAGGCATTCTATATCAAAATTAGCTCATATCCATTTCCCCGCAACTGATATAAGTGCAGAGCGATTAATGAAGATGGGTGAAGAAGAATGGAGAATCCACAAAACAGGTGCTCTACGTTTAGACACAATTTTAAACACTGATGCTCCACCCATAGAAGCTGTAGGAAAAAAATATAATATAGAATTTCTTAAGAGCAGACAATATTATCTATTGATCTATCATCCTGTTACTACAGAAGTAAATACCATGAGTGATCAAATTATCAATATCATAAAAGTGTTACAGAATTTATTAAAAAAACCCCTTGTTTGTATACTTCCAAACTCAGATCCAGGTACTGAAGAAATTTTAGCTGTCTATAAAAAGATTAAAGGGGAAGATATTAAATTTATTACCAACTTTAGCTCAAACGATTATTTATCGGTATTGAAAAACACGATTGCATTAATCGGCAATTCATCATCTGGAATTATTGAAGCTGCTTCTTATCATATACCTGTTTTAAATATTGGAAGCAGACAACAAGGGAGAGAAAAGGGTCTGAATGTCGTGGATGCGGAAACCACTATTCCTTCGATAGAAAAAGGGTTAATGAAAATACATGATCAAAACTTCCAGGAAGAAATCCTTAAAATGACTAACCTATACGGGGATGGATCTGCATCCCAGCGGATTATAGAAGTTCTGGAAAAAATGGACCCTCCCAAAATTCTGCTGAATAAAAGAATGACATACTAAGGAGAGCTATTGATGTATTTACTTATTGGCGGCGGCGGTCATGCAAAGGTCATTCTCGATTGTTTAAATGCTAATAAAGAAAAAATATTAGGAGTTTTGGATGATAACCCTGCAATCAAAAATGTAAATGGTTTTCCAGTACTAGGGAGAGTTGCCAGGGCGCCTGCATTGTTAAAAGAACATGGCAGTAAACTGAAATTAATCATCTCTATTGGTAATAATAAGCACAGAGAAAAGATAGTATTAGAGCTTCATAGTTATAATCCAATTTACGGGAAAGTTATACATCCATCAGCAATCGTCAGTGCATCCAGCTTTATTGATGAAGGTACAGTTATAATGCCCAATTCTGTAGTAAATGCTTCCGCACAAGTTGGGAAACATTGTATCGTTAATACTGCTTCAGTTATCGAACATGATTGTAGTCTTGAAGATTTTGTACATGTTGCTCCTGGAGCTCATTTATGCGGAAATGTAAAGATAGGCAGAGGCACCCATATTGGTGTAGGTGCAAATGTAATTCAAAATATTTCTATAGGAAGAAATTCTATCATTGGCGGGGGATCAAATGTAATAACCTCTATTCCAGATTCAGTAACCGCTTTTGGCAACCCTGCAAGAATAAAAAAATAAATAGATTTCTTAAAAAAAATTATAAGGCAGGGTTGTAAATGGCTGGAAAAAGAATATATTTATCACCTCCTCACATGACTGGCAATGAAAAAAAATATATAAATGAGGCTTTCGAGTCAAATTGGGTTGCACCATTAGGTCCAAATGTTGATCGGTTTGAGAAAGAATTAGCAAGCTACGTAGGACTCGAAGATGCGGTTGCTGTTAGTTCTGGTACAGCTGCAATACATTTATCATTAGTATTATTAGGAATAAAACCCGAAGATAAAGTATTTTGTTCTACATTAACATTTGTTGCAACTGCAAATCCTATTATATATATGGGGGCTACGCCAGTTTTTATAGATTCTGAACCTGAGACATGGAATATTTCTCCACAGGCTCTTCTTCGAGCATTAAGAGAAGCTGAAAAAAATAATGCCTTGCCAAAGGCGGTTATCGTGGTCAACTTATATGGCCAGAGCGCGAAAATGAAAGAAATCATGGAAATTTGCGAGAACTACAATATTCCTGTAATCGAAGATTCCGCTGAATCCTTGGGGTCAAGCTATTTAGGGAAAAAAAGCGGGACCTTTGGGAAATTTGGAATCTACTCTTTTAACGGGAATAAAATAATCACTACTTCTGGCGGTGGAATGCTTGTTTCAAAAGATATTGACGCACTAAAAGAAGCAAGAAATTTGGCAGCTCAAGCACGTGATCCTGTCCCATATTATCTCCATAGCAAAATCGGCTATAATTATCGGATGAGTAATATTTTAGCCGGTATTGGAAGGGCTCAGTTAGCCAATTTAGATCAGCGAATAGAAGAAAAAAGGGATGTATTTAATCGATATAAAGATGAACTGAGCAATATTGAAGGAATAGATTTTTTACCAGAGCTACAAAACACCATTTCAAACAGATGGTTAACTGTTGCAGCAATAAATAAAGAAAAGTTAAAAATCCAGCCTGCTCAAATAATAGAAGCACTGGAAGAAGAAAACATAGAGGCTCGGCATATTTGGAAACCACTGCATACACAGCCAATTTTTAAAGGATACGAATACTATACTCATTCAGAAGGCTGCAGTGTTTCCGAAAAATTATTCGACTGCGGCATTTGTCTTCCATCAGGTTCCTGTATGACTGTCTCTGAACAAGATAGAGTTATAGATATATTGAAACTTAAACTGAAATAATAAAGAGCATTTAACTTCGTCTAATGAAGTTAAATGCTCTTTTAGTATAATTTAAGATTCACTTTTTCTCCAATAACTTCCGTAAGTATCAATATCTATGATGGGATCATTGATATTTTGTTTCCTTCTAAAATCCAAAACAGCCGCTTTGCAATTTGGCAGCCCGTAATCATCCACAATGATAAAACCGCCTTTTGTTACTTTTGAATAAAGACTGGTTAAGCTATCCATAGTAGATCCATACATATCTCCATCAAGCCTTAGAATGGATATTTGGCTGATTGGTGCTTTAGGCAAAGTATCCTTAAACCAGCCCTTTAGAAAACATACCTGGGAATCCAGTAAACCATACTTTTGAAAATTTAATTTTACCTCCTCAAGTGAAACTCTTAGAAAATCAAACGTATGATGCTTATCGTTTTTATCTCTCGGATAATTCTTTATATTCGGTTCCGGCAAACCTTCAAAAGAATCTGCTAACCAGACACGTCTGTCAGTAATTTCATAAGCTTTAAGAAATCCTCTCATAAAAATACAGGCACCCCCACGCCATACACCTGTTTCAATAAAGTCACCCTCTATTTTCTCTTTTAAGACGATTTCCATGCAGCTTTGGAGATTTTCCAACCTGTATCTTCCAATCATTGTATGTGCCATTAGAGGCCAATCAAGTCCTTCTTTTCGCTGATTACTATCAGGTTTTATCCGTTTTACAGCTTCGAGATTTTGGTTTTTTAGATAGCTGCTGATTTCCTTCGGAAGCTTGATGGCAGGCTCCAGGGGCATGTATTTTTCATTCTCCAGCCAGATCTCATTTAAAAGGGTTTTCTTTAACAACTCTAAATATAATTCTCTGCATGAGTTTAAATCCACAATTAAACACCTCATTTATATTTCAAACTCTTATCAGTTTATTAACCCAAACAAAAAAAGAACTGTACGCATATCATAGTTTATATGAAGTTTTCTTAAAGTATGTCATTTATAAAAGGGTGAGTTTAACTGTGGATTTGATTAATTCATTTCACAAACACTATTATGAGAGCGAAGTGTGGAAAAATACCAACTGGCTTGGTTTTAAGACCCTTAAATGTCCTTTAGACCTTTGGATTTATCAGGAAATTATTGTTGAAACAAAACCAGACTGGATTATAGAGTGCGGCACTAACACAGGAGGCAGCAGTTTATTTCTTGCTTCAATCTGTGATTTTATCGGGAAAGGAAAAGTCCTAACCATCGATATTATGGACGCTGGTAAGCAAAAGCCCATTCATCCAAGAATTGAATACCTAATTGGCTCATCTGTATCAAGTGCAGCAGTGAATACAATTATGAGGAAAATTCCTAAAAACCAAACTGTGATGGTCATTTTGGATTCAGACCATACAAAGAATCATGTATTAAGCGAGCTGAATATTTATCAAAAATTAGTAACAAAAGGTAATTATTTAATTGTTGAAGACACTAATCTTAACGGACACCCGGTTTTTAGTGATTTCGGGGAAGGGCCGTATGAGGCAATAGAAGAATTCCTATCGAAAAACGATCATTATGTCCAGGATCATGACCGTGAAAAATTTTTTCTTACGTTCAATCCAAAGGGTTATTTAAAGAAAATTAAATAAACTAATTTAAACTTTTTATTGACAGGAGGAAGAAATGTATAAATTTTGGGATGAAATGATAAAGCCTATTTTTCTAGAGGAAAATGTTAAATCCATTTTAGAAATTGGGTGCGAATCAGGAAGACATACCCTAAAAATGTTGGATTACTGTTTGGCTAAAAAGGCTAAATTATTGTCCATTGACCCATCACCGCTTTTTGATGCTGATCAATTAGAAGCCGAATATGATTTTTTTAAAGTTATTAAGAATATAAGTCTTAAAGAATTAGCTAATATAGAAAATTATGATGCAGTATTGATTGATGGTGACCACAATTGGTACACGGTATATCATGAGCTTAAAATGATTGAAAATAAAGCGCAAGAACAAGGTAAATTTCCTATTGTTTTTTTACATGATACCGATTGGCCCTACGGAAGAAGAGACATGTATTATTTTCCGGAAACAATTCCAGAGGAATTTAGGAAAGCATACGCAAAAAAAGGAATGCTGCCGGGACATATCGAGCTTATAGAAGCGGATTCTGAATTAGATCAACTATCAATAAATAAGAGTTTAAATAATGCAACCATTGAAGGCGGAGAAAAAAATGGGGTTTTAACCGCAGTGGAAGACTTTTTAAAGGAATCATCTTTTCCTTTGAATTTCTTTAACCTCAATGCAAATCATGGATTAGGCATTATTTTTCAGAAAAGCGACAGACTTCTAAGTGTAATAGAAAGCGCTGCTGAAAAATTTAAAGAAGCATATGAAATAGAAAACAGAAAGTAATAATAGCCCTATATTAAAAAAATCAAAAAAAAGATACAAAATTGAAACGGTGAAAGGGTGAATTAGATCCAGCGATATGAAACCGCTTGTATCGGTTATCCTAACCAGTTATAACAAACCTCTCACAATAGCCAAGGCCATTAAAAGTGTTTTAAGACAAAGCTATACGGATTGGGAACTTATGATTATGGATGACAACTCCAATGAAGAAACGGTCCAAATTATAAAGAAGTATTTAAAAGATAAGCGCATAAAATATTACAATAGTAATATTGAAAACAGCGAAAGGTATAGAACAACCAGATATGCAACATTAATTAATAGAGCGATCCCCATGACAAAAGGAAAATACATCACTTATCTTACTGATGACAACGAATTCCTTCCAAACCGGCTGAAAAGGATGGCAGAGTACCTGGAAAGTCATTCAAAAGCTGATATTGTATATTCAAAACAAATGGTAAGAACCATTAATCATAATGGTGAAATTACAAAAACATTTATTCGGAGAACTTTCGGAGTATTACGCAAACCAGCGGGGTATGTGGACCATTGTTCGATTATGCATACAAGGTCAATAGCCAATAAAGTTTATGATAAATTTGGCAGCTACTGGGATGATGATCCAAAATACTGGTTCAATGGGGACGCTGCTTACTGGAAACGATTAACGGAATTTGCTGTTTTTTACCCAGTACACGAAATACTGGATGTAGCATACAAAGCACCCGATTCCTTTCAAAGACTCTACTCGCAAACTCCAAAAATTATTCCTGATGGCACACTTATTAAAGGACCGGCATCTGAAATTTATTTAATCGATCGTAATCATCGAAGAAAAATAGCATCAAAGGAAGTTTTCAACTCATTAAAATATGATGCAAGTAAAATCTTAGAGGTACCAGATCCATACCTTTTTAAATATCAGGAAGGTCCCCCAATTGATCATCATGTTTTTTCTTCTTCAGACCTTATGCCTAATGGCCTGTTAATTAAATGCGCAAATAGCTCTTTTATCTATTATCTGCAGAACAATAAAAAGCATCGAATTTCCAATAAAGAAGCGCTAAACCAATATTTCTGCTCAGAAGAAGTCGTTAATGTTAACGAGAAATTAATTAACCAATTTGAAAACGGACCTGATATCATGCCTATTTCCGATTCTGATGCCTTTATTCCTGATCGTATACTGTTTTTCTGCAGAAATAAATACTATATTAGTTCGAAAAATAGCCTTCAGAGTATCTCTAAACAAACAGCTCTTAATTTGAAACTGCCAGTTCATAGTCCAGTGCGTGTTGGCATGCCTTTTATTTCCAGATTTTTTAAGAATTGAAGAAAAAAAGTGCCGATATGCAAATCAAGGCACTTTTTTTCATATATTCTATTAGTAGGGTACATAATGTCTCTTTTCGTTAAATGGCTGCTCCCTTTTAACTAAAGCATTTATTTGTTTCATATTTTTTATATTCCATTTTTCATAAAATTTTTTTCGATTA
This region includes:
- a CDS encoding UDP-N-acetylglucosamine 4,6-dehydratase family protein, which translates into the protein MSFNKSIYKNRTILVTGGTGSIGKEIVKLLLNCSPKSVRVFSRDESKQFFMQQELKNFDNVRYFVGDIRDKQRLLFALEGVDYVFHAAALKHVPSCEYNPFEAVKTNVLGVQNIIEASLEKKIKKVIVISTDKVVNPVNTMGTTKLLSEKLVAAADYYKGSHKTIFACVRFGNVMGSRGSVIPLFKEQILKGLPITLTDKNMTRFIMSISQASNLVLKAAEYAHGGELFILKMPTIKIQELAEAMLEDFEKTTGQKGPDIVEVGIRPGEKIYEELMTLEESKRALCNDEMFIIPSIVNGKADINLYKGFYIATQENYSSENAPALNKNEILNLLRSEDLTFEK
- a CDS encoding Gfo/Idh/MocA family protein; this translates as MKVLFVGLGSIGKRHLNNLLSLAQETEVLVYRHSKVEEDSPFKQYTDYDEALQEFPDAVFICNPTYLHVEFAIKAAKKGCHLFIEKPLSHNLNGVNELIKTVQENNLIAFIGCNLRFHPGLKKVKNLIEMKAIGEIYSVSVFAGQYLPDWRPYQDYRTTYSATEEKGGGVILDLIHEFDYLYWLLGDFNEVCAFAGKVSNLEINSEDIAEILLKTESGVIAHIHLDYLQRTYSRGCKVIGEKGTIIWDYSTNVIREYNILDSEWKSYDIQFDVNKMYEQEMNHFLKCIKHNDCPLVSLEDGKRVLEVAAAAKKSAKEKIFIDLTERERCE
- a CDS encoding acylneuraminate cytidylyltransferase family protein: MKILAVICARGGSKGVPNKNIRLLNGKPLIAYTIELAKEYKKFHRIIVSTDSEEISKVAEQYGAEVPFLRPNELSLDHSPKIPVLQHAVKFLQEQENEKYDLIVDLDPTSPLRTIQDIDNCINKMIKYRPNVVFSVTKAHKNPYFNMVEEKDGKVYLSKQLKHPVSRRQDAPAVFELNASVYVYQPDFLLKTNSIFTDNSMAVEMPEERSIDIDRPIDFEFIEFLMNKREGNRD
- a CDS encoding oxidoreductase, giving the protein MKNDLFSLRGKNILLTGGAGLVGSGFAEALYSYGANVIIGDKDRKNAETLINRTKKKNSKNKMIFKYLDITDIDSVHKCLEAIIEEFQCINVVINNAYPRNKNYGKIYEDIDIDDWRENVDMHLNSYFLVCQVFSKQMMKQGYGKIINIASIYGMRGPRFNIYEGTNMTMPAEYSAIKGGIINFTRYLASYLGPYQITANCISLGGIYDQQPNSFVENYSRNVPLGRMGNTDDFKGAIIFLSSDSSNYINGHNLVIDGGWTSS
- the neuB gene encoding N-acetylneuraminate synthase gives rise to the protein MCKKKLAEILNGDYKHTYIIAEIGVNHNGRMDLAFKSIDAAIESGADAVKFQFYKVENFVSKNAEQAKYQTENTGIYESQFEMLKRFELTSKDQEILINYCLHRNIDFLATPFDAETADYLYEMGVKAFKIGSGDLTNIPLIKKIDEKGLPIILSTGMANLGEIEEALDHIKYSKAALLHCTSEYPAPYEDVNLKAIVKMGEVFNRTVGYSDHTIGCEASIGAVALGARMIEKHFTLDKNLAGPDHKASMDPKEFKQFVSFIRNIEKCMGDGIKKCMPSETYTKKAARKSLVIDKDMNNGETITMDNLSIKRPGDGIPPKYFDLLIGKTVKRDIKKDTILTWDDVL
- the neuC gene encoding UDP-N-acetylglucosamine 2-epimerase; protein product: MSKKNKKIAAVTGTRADYGIYTPLLSKIQDHKDLDLGLIVTGMHLSPHYGYTIEEIKKDGYQIIGTSDILLQGSTPGNMSRSIGLGIMSMTQILEEYKPDLILVLGDRVEMLAGSIAAACLNIPIAHLHGGEISGSIDETIRHSISKLAHIHFPATDISAERLMKMGEEEWRIHKTGALRLDTILNTDAPPIEAVGKKYNIEFLKSRQYYLLIYHPVTTEVNTMSDQIINIIKVLQNLLKKPLVCILPNSDPGTEEILAVYKKIKGEDIKFITNFSSNDYLSVLKNTIALIGNSSSGIIEAASYHIPVLNIGSRQQGREKGLNVVDAETTIPSIEKGLMKIHDQNFQEEILKMTNLYGDGSASQRIIEVLEKMDPPKILLNKRMTY
- a CDS encoding acetyltransferase — protein: MYLLIGGGGHAKVILDCLNANKEKILGVLDDNPAIKNVNGFPVLGRVARAPALLKEHGSKLKLIISIGNNKHREKIVLELHSYNPIYGKVIHPSAIVSASSFIDEGTVIMPNSVVNASAQVGKHCIVNTASVIEHDCSLEDFVHVAPGAHLCGNVKIGRGTHIGVGANVIQNISIGRNSIIGGGSNVITSIPDSVTAFGNPARIKK
- a CDS encoding aminotransferase class I/II-fold pyridoxal phosphate-dependent enzyme encodes the protein MAGKRIYLSPPHMTGNEKKYINEAFESNWVAPLGPNVDRFEKELASYVGLEDAVAVSSGTAAIHLSLVLLGIKPEDKVFCSTLTFVATANPIIYMGATPVFIDSEPETWNISPQALLRALREAEKNNALPKAVIVVNLYGQSAKMKEIMEICENYNIPVIEDSAESLGSSYLGKKSGTFGKFGIYSFNGNKIITTSGGGMLVSKDIDALKEARNLAAQARDPVPYYLHSKIGYNYRMSNILAGIGRAQLANLDQRIEEKRDVFNRYKDELSNIEGIDFLPELQNTISNRWLTVAAINKEKLKIQPAQIIEALEEENIEARHIWKPLHTQPIFKGYEYYTHSEGCSVSEKLFDCGICLPSGSCMTVSEQDRVIDILKLKLK
- a CDS encoding TylF/MycF family methyltransferase → MDLNSCRELYLELLKKTLLNEIWLENEKYMPLEPAIKLPKEISSYLKNQNLEAVKRIKPDSNQRKEGLDWPLMAHTMIGRYRLENLQSCMEIVLKEKIEGDFIETGVWRGGACIFMRGFLKAYEITDRRVWLADSFEGLPEPNIKNYPRDKNDKHHTFDFLRVSLEEVKLNFQKYGLLDSQVCFLKGWFKDTLPKAPISQISILRLDGDMYGSTMDSLTSLYSKVTKGGFIIVDDYGLPNCKAAVLDFRRKQNINDPIIDIDTYGSYWRKSES
- a CDS encoding CmcI family methyltransferase; this translates as MDLINSFHKHYYESEVWKNTNWLGFKTLKCPLDLWIYQEIIVETKPDWIIECGTNTGGSSLFLASICDFIGKGKVLTIDIMDAGKQKPIHPRIEYLIGSSVSSAAVNTIMRKIPKNQTVMVILDSDHTKNHVLSELNIYQKLVTKGNYLIVEDTNLNGHPVFSDFGEGPYEAIEEFLSKNDHYVQDHDREKFFLTFNPKGYLKKIK
- a CDS encoding class I SAM-dependent methyltransferase, translated to MYKFWDEMIKPIFLEENVKSILEIGCESGRHTLKMLDYCLAKKAKLLSIDPSPLFDADQLEAEYDFFKVIKNISLKELANIENYDAVLIDGDHNWYTVYHELKMIENKAQEQGKFPIVFLHDTDWPYGRRDMYYFPETIPEEFRKAYAKKGMLPGHIELIEADSELDQLSINKSLNNATIEGGEKNGVLTAVEDFLKESSFPLNFFNLNANHGLGIIFQKSDRLLSVIESAAEKFKEAYEIENRK